TCATTCCCCTCGTTTTGCAACCTCAAGCTCGGCCACCGGGTACAAGCAGCTATGCTTGCTCCCGCCGTTACCTACACCTCGCCGCCGGCTGATAAGGCCCTGGCCGACCACCAGATTCTGCACGAATTTTATGGCCCTGTGCCCACGGCGCCCCGGCGCACGCCCATGCGGGAGCTGATTAGCACCATCCTTTCGCACCGCACCACCCACGCCGACGAGGAGCTGGCCTACGACCGGATGCTGGAAGCCTTCGGGGATTGGGCCGGGGTGCTGGCGGCGCCTACTGCGGAGCTGGCCCACGCCATCCGCACTACGCGCTGGCCCGATACCCAGGCCCCGCGCATTCAGGAAGTGCTGCGCCGAATTCAGGCCCAGACCGGGGGCGAGTTCATGCTGGATTTCTTGGCCGACTGGCCGCTGGAGCAAGCTATGCAGTGGCTGACCGACATGCCCGGCATCGGCTTGAAAACCGCCTCGCTGGTGCTGCTGTTCAACTTCCGCAAGCCTGTGCTGCCCGTGGATGCGCACGTGCACCGCGTGGCTCAGCGGGTAGGTTTTCTAGGGCCTAAAGTATCGGTGGAGAAGGCCCACGCGGTGCTGTTGGCTTTGCTGCCCACGGATGCCGAGCAGCTCTACAACTTTCATAAGCACAACTACTGGCACGGCCAGCAGATTTGCTTTTTCCTGAAACCCAATTGCGCCCGTTGTCCGCTCAAAGGCTTCTGCAACTACTACCAGGAGCACTACGGTCCGGCTACCGCCGAGGCCTTAGCCGCCACGCCCACCCAGTGGAATGCGGCCTGGGGCAAGCTGCCGCACTAAGGTAGCTACAAGCTGTAAGCGGCAAGCCACAAGCTATTTGGTGGAAATCAACTGGCGCCTGGGGCAACTCCGGCCGTCGAAAGCTACAAGCTTGTAGCTTGCAGCTTAAAGCTTGCAGCCCAAAGATTATGCGCTTGGTTCGTCATCCGGTTTTGTGCAACTACTACGTCACCTACCGGTGCAATGCGCGCTGCTCGTTCTGCGACATTTGGGAAAAACCTTCGCCCTATATCCGGCTGGAAGATGTGGAGCAGAACCTGCGGGACCTGAAGCGCCTGGGCGTGTCGGTGGTGGACTTTACGGGTGGGGAGCCGCTGCTGCACCGCCAGATTCACGAGTTTGTGGGCCTGGCCCACGACATGGGCTTTATCACTACGCTCACCACCAATTGCCTGCTTTACCCCAAGTACGCCGAGCGCCTGCGGGGCAAAGTAGATATGCTGCACTTCTCCCTGGACGCCTCCGAAAAAGAAGTGCACGACCGGGGCCGGGGCGTAGCCTGCTACGATTTTGTGCTGGAAAGCATTCGGGTGGCGCGCGAGCTGGGCGAGCGGCCCGATATCTTGTTCACCGTCTTCCGCCAGAACCTACAGGACCTGGAAAAGGTGTACCAGGAAATCACCCAGCCCAACAAGCTGCTGCTTATCCTGAACCCGGCGTTCGAGTACAACAGCGTGGAAACCGGGGAACAGCTGACCAGCGAGGAGCTTGACTACCTCTCGGCTTTTGGCAAGCGTCGGGGCGTATACCTGAACGAGGCTTTCGTGCAGCTGCGCCGCGACGGCGGCAACCACGTGGCCGCGCCCGTGTGCCGGGCGGCCAGCACCACCCTGGTCGTTTCGCCCAGCAACGAGCTGGTGCTGCCCTGCTACCACCTCGGCGAGCAGAAATTTCCCATCAATGGGCAGCTTTTCGAGCTCTACCATTCGCCCGCAGTGCAGCGCCTGGCCGCCCTGGAAGGCCGCCTGCCCCAGTGCGAGGGGTGCACCATCAACTGCTACATGCAGCCCAGCTTTGCCGTCGAAACCAGCAAATATTTCTGGCAAGCCCTGCCCAGCACGCTCAAGTACAACTGGGAAAAGGGCACGTGGAAGCGGATGGTGAAGTGGTGACTGGTCAGGCAAATGTTTATCCTTGCAACCCACTAACTCACCTCATGCCTGCTCTTATCCTGCCCGTTAACGGCGTCTTGCCCGAATTTGGCCCCGATTGTTTCCTGGCTGATAATGCCACCATTGCAGGCGACGTGGTGTGCGGAGCTGAGTGCACGTTCTGGTTTAATGCCGTGGTGCGCGGCGACGTGAACCGTATCCGCATCGGCGACAAAACCAACGTGCAGGACGGGGCCGTGCTTCACTGCACCTACCAGCGGGCGGCCACCACCATCGGCTCCCGCGTGAGCATCGGCCACAAGGCCATTGTGCACGGCTGCACCGTCGAGGACGACGTGCTCATCGGTATGGGGGCTATTGTGATGGACCACGCCGTGGTGGGAGCGGGCTGCATCATTGCGGCTGGGGCTGTGGTGCTGGAAAATACTCAGTGCGAGCCGGGCTACCTCTACGCCGGCGTGCCGGCCCGCCGCATCAAGCTAGTTAGTGAGGAGCAGCGCCGGAACATGCTGCGCACGGCCGATAATTATGTGCTGTATGCCAGCTGGTTCAAAGAAAAAACAACGGAATAAGTCAATAACCTGTCAGGTAGCTATTGTCGGTGGCAGCTATTCGATGTAGCTTTGCCGCTCACCATTTTCTACCTCTTTTTCTATGACCAAATTTTACTCTTACCTCGTTGCCGGGTGCATGGCCGTTGCTTCATTGGCGTCGTGCAGCCGTTCTCATTATGCGTTTAAACCCGCTGCCTCGGCTTACCACGGCACTGTAGCGGCCGCCCGGCCCGAAGCGCCAGCCCCCCAGGCTGCTCCGGCAGCCCCCGAGCAGGCCACCGCTGCGGTAGTAGCTCAGCCCGCTAAACGGGCAGAGAAGGTAGCCGCCAAAGCTCCTGCTAAAGTTCAAGTAGCCGCGGCGTCTTCGGCTCCGGCCAAGAAGGCCACCGCCCTGCAAAAGAAAGTAGCTGCCAAAGTAGTTAAGCAGTTCCGCAAGCACCAGGAAACGGCTTCCGCAACCGAGGCGCAGTCAAAGGCTGGCCGCGCCGCTATTGTGGCTGGCGTGGGCATCTTGCTATGGCTGCTGGGTTACGCGGCCGGTATCGGGCTGATTGCCCTGATTGGCTTCCTGGCTTTCATCGTAGGCATCATCCTGCTGATTGTAGCACTAATCAACGGCAACTAACCCGTTTTTATCATCCCAACCTCCCAACAAGAAAGGCTCCGCAACTTGCGGAGCCTTTCTTGTTGGGAGGTAAGTGGACCGACAGTTACAGTGCCAGCGTCTCATCGGCTTCTACTTCGCGCTCGGCGGTGTCGGTTACGCGGAGCTGCACCAGCTCCACGGCGCGGCGGGAGCGTTTCAGCACCCGGAACTCGTAGTTGTCGAGCACGGCCACGTCGCCTACTTCCGGAATGTTGCCGTAGATGACGTTGAGCAAACCGCCCACGGTTTCGTAGTCGTCGCCCTCGGGCAGAGGGTAAGGGAGGTACTCGTTGGCATCGGGGATGGGCGTGGCGGTGTTGACGCGGTATTCGTTGTCCGACACCTTTTCCACCACCGGCACCTCATTGTCGTACTCGTCCTGGATTTCGCCGACCAGCTCCTCCATGATGTCCTCGATGGTGACAATGCCCGACACTCCGCCAAACTCGTCGGACACGATGGCCATGTGCATGTGCTTGCGCTGAAACTGACGGAGCAAGCGGTTAATCTTTTTGGTTTCGGGCACGAAGTAGGCCGGCCGCATAATCTTGCTGAGCACGATAGGCTCCTGGCGGCGAATGATTTGCAGCAAATCCTTCACGTAGAGCACGCCCACGATGTTGTCGATATTGCCCTCGTACACCGGAATGCGCGAGTAGCCTTCGTTGTACACCGTTTCCAGCAGGGCATCCTGCGGGGTGCTCACGTCGATGGCAACAATCTTGGTGCGGGGCACCATGATTTGCTTTACCATCCGGTCATTAAACTGAAACACGTTCTCAATCAGCTCGTGCTCCGAGTCTTGCAGCTCCCCGCCCTGCTTGCTCTGGTCGAGCAGCAGGCGCAGCTCCTCGGTGGTGTGCACCTCGTGCTCCGAGGCCGGCTGAACGCCCATCAGGCGCAGCACGGCATTGGAAATCTTGTTCATCACCCAGATAACGGGGAAGGTGAGAAAGTAAAACGCCTGTAGCGGCACGGCCACCACCATGCTGGTCATCTCAGCCCGCTGAATAGCCAGAGACTTGGGCACCAGCTCCCCAAACACGATGTGCATGAACGTAATCAGGCCAAACGAAATGGGTACGGCAAGGCTGTGGGCGGCAGCATTGGTCATTTCATAGCCCAGGCCATGCACGATGGCCAGTACAATGTCAACCACCACTCCTTCCCCAATCCAGCCCAGCAGTAGCGAGGCAATGGTGATGCCCAGCTGCGTGGCCGAGAGGTAAGCATCCAGTTTGTGTAGCAGGCGCAGCGTGAGCTTGGCAAACCAGTTGCCCTCCTGTGCGCGCAACTCCATCTGCGAAAGGCGGACTTTAACAATAGCAAACTCAGCCGCCACGAAAAACCCATTTGCCAAAACCAGCAAGAGGGTAAGCAATATTTTTAAGCCCATAGGTGCGGAAGCAAGACTCGACCGGTCTGCATTCCTTTATGATACAAAAGTACGAGAATGAGGGCAAGCAGTTCGGTTGAGCTGCTGCGTAGCGGCTGCCGTAGCCAATTCGGTGAAACCCCAAGTAGTATCTTCTGGTTCAGGAGGCAGCCCGCCCGGCTACTTTCTGGGCTTCTGCCGTTCTTTGCCTCTGCCGTAGGGCCGGCCGGTTTGCGGTGGCTGGTGGCCGGGCTGTTTCTTTTTGTTGACATGCGTACTCGATTGTATACCTACCTGCCGGCCCTGATGCTGGCGCTGCTACTGGGGCTGCGCGCCCCCGCCCAGGTGCTGACGCCCACCAAGCTGAGCACTACCCTGAGCAAAACCACCGTGAAAGCCGGCGAAGAGCTGGACCTGGTAGTAAATGCCCGGATGGAAGACACCTGGCACCTCTACGCCACCGACTTCGACCCCGACCTAGGGCCCACGGTGTTTACGTTCAGCTTCCCGAAAAGCCCCGCCTACGAGCTGGTAGGGCCGCCCAAGTCCATCGGGGCCAAGAAGAAATTCGACGACGTATTCAAGGGCGACGTCACCTACTTCGAGAAGACCGGCCAGATTCGGCAGCGCATCCGGGTGTTGCAGCCCGGCCCGCTTACCATCAAGGCCGGCGTGGAGTACCAGACCTGCACCGACGTGGACGGCCGCTGCATCCCCGGCAGCGAAACCCTTACGTTTGGGCCGCTGGAAGTAACCGGCGGCGCCGTGCCACCTGCCCCGGCTGCTACTCCCGCTACCACGGCTCCCAAAGCTGCCCCAGCTCCGGCGTCTGGCGGGCCGGCCACGGCTCCAGCCCCCACCCCTGCGGCAACCCCTGCCACCGAAACCGCACCAGCTGCTACCACCGCCCCAGAGGCGGCGGCTGCTCCGGTTGCGCCGGCCGTTACGCCGGAGGTCAGCCCGGCCGCTGCCGCTCCGGCTGCAGTAGCTGCCGCAGCGGTTCCCGCTGGCACCAGCAACCAGCCGGCCGGGGTGGTGCTGAGCTTGTGGAAGTATCTGCTGCTAGCTTTCGGAGCCGGGCTGGTGGCTGTGCTCATGCCCTGCGTGTACCCCATGCTGCCCATGACCATTTCGCTGTTTACCAAGCAGAGCCGCAGCCGCGGCGAAGCCGTAGCCAAAGCGCTGGTCTACGGGCTGTCCATCGTAGCCATCTACACGGGGGTGGGAGTGGTGCTGAGCCTGGTTTTCGGGGCCGATGCGGCTAACCTCATCAGCTCCCACTGGCTGCCCAACCTGCTGTCCTTCGTCATTTTCGTGGTGTTCGGCCTGTCGTTTCTGGGGCTGTTTGAAATCAATGCCCCCAGCGGCTTGGTAAACAAAGTGGACGCCCAGGCCGATAAGGGTGGCTGGTCGGGGCTGTTCTTTATGGCCGCCACGCTGGTGCTGGTGTCGTTTTCGTGCACGGTGCCCATTGTGGGGTCGGTGGCCATTGCGGCGGCCAATGGGGAGCTGCTGCGGCCCACGCTGGGCATGCTGGCGTTTTCGGTGGCTTTTGCCCTGCCCTTCGTGCTGTTCGCCTTGTTCCCCACCTGGCTGAAGTCTATGCCCCGCTCCGGCGGCTGGCTGAACACGCTCAAAGTGACCCTGGGCTTTGTGGAGCTGGCTATGGCCTTCAAGTTCCTCAGCTCCGCCGACTTGTCGTACCACTGGGGCCTGCTGCCGCGGCCGGTGTTTCTGGCCATCTGGATTGCCCTGGCCCTGCTGCTGGGCCTCTACCTGCTGGGCCGCTACCGCCTCTCCCACGACAGCGGCGACGCCACGCACGTAACCGTGCCGCGCCTACTGCTGGCGGCGGGCGTCTTTGCGTTTATGCTGTACCTGATACCGGGTTTGTTTGGGGCGCCGCTTAATGGCCTATCGGCGCTGGTGCCGCCGGCCACGCGCCAGGATTTTGCCTGGCTGAATTCCGGCGGCGAGTCGGCGGCTCCGGCTACGGCCGCGGCCAACGCGCTGTGCAGTCCGCCCCAGTACGCCAGCCGCCTGGAGCTGCCCCACAACCTGCCGGGCTACTTCACCCTGCAAGAAGCCCTGGCCTGCGCCCGGGAGCAAAACAAGCCGGTGTTTGTGGACTTCACGGGCCACAACTGCGGCAACTGCCGGGTGATGGAAGCAACCGTGTGGAGCGACCCGCAGGTACTTCAGCGCCTGCGCAACGACTTCGTGGTGGTGGCCCTGTACGCCGACGACAAAACCGAGCTGCCCGCCAGCCAGTGGTACACCTCGGCCCGCGACCAGCGCCTCAAGAAAACCATCGGTGAGCAAAACCTGGACTTCCAGATCAGCCGCTTCAACATGAACGCCCAGCCCTACTACGTGCTGCTCGACCCCAGCAGCACCCCCGAGCAGCCCCGGCAGCTAACGCCGGCCGTGGCCTATGAGTCGGACATAACCAAATTCGTGCAGTTTCTGGACGCCGGCCTGGCCCGCCACCGCCAAGCCACGGCCCGGCGGTGAGGTGGTAAATAGTGAGGTGGTGAGTTGTCCTTGCTTCGGCTCCGGCTCGCAAGGACAACTCACCACCTCAGCACGTATCTTCGGCCTGCACACACGCCCATTCCTGCTGCCATGACGACCCTACCCTCCCGCTTCCGTGCCGCGCTGCTGTCCGCCCTGCTGCTGGCCGCGCCGGCTTCGCTGCAGGCTCAAGCCTCCACTCCGGCCGCAGCTACTACCGCCCCCGACCCGTCGCGCATAACGCTGGTGATTCATGGCGGCGCTGGCACCATCACTCGGGCTAACATGACGCCCGACAAGGAAAAAGCTTACAACGAAGCCCTCAACCAGGCTCTGGACGCCGGCTACGCTATTCTGAAGCGGGGCGGCACTTCCCTGGATGCCGTGGAGGCTGCCGTGCGCTTCATGGAAGACTCACCCCTGTTCAACGCCGGCAAGGGCGCGGTATTCACCCACGACGGCCGCAACGAGCTGGACGCCGCCATCATGGACGGCCGCACGCTGGCCGCCGGCTCGGTGGCGGGCGTGACGGTGGTGCGCAACCCCATTACGGCCGCCCGCGCCGTCATGGAAAAGTCGGAGCACGTGATGATGGTGGGGCCGGGGGCCGAGCAGTTTGCCCGCGAGAAAGGCCTGGAAATCGTGGAGCCCAAATACTTCTACACCGAAGCCCGCTACCAGCAGCTCCAGAAAGCCCTGGCCGAGGAGCGCCGCCCCGGCACCCCCGACCAGCTCAACGCGCCCTCACAGTCGCAAGTAGCCGCCCCAGCCAAAGCGCCCACCAAAACTAAGGTAAAAGTGAAGCCCGGCAAGCCCCAGGGCAGCGTGCCGCCGTCGTTGATTTTCACCGAAGGCAAGAAGTACGGCACCGTGGGCGCCGTGGCCCTCGACCAGTTCGGCAACCTGGCCGCCGCCACCAGCACCGGCGGCATGACCAACAAGCGCTACGGCCGCGTGGGCGACGCACCCATCATCGGCAGCGGCACCTACGCCGACAACCAGTCCTGCGCCGTGTCGTGCACGGGCTGGGGCGAGTACTTCATCCGGGCCACCGTAGCCCGCGACGTGGCCGCCCGCGTGGAGCTGCAGCAGCTGCCGGTGCAGCAGGCCGCCCAGGCCACCATCGACAAAGTAGCCAAGCTGGGCGGCGACGGCGGCCTGATTGCCGTGGACCGGCAAGGCAACATTGCCATGCCGTTCAACTCCGAAGGCATGTACCGGGCCTACATCCGGGCCACTGGCGAGCGGCAGGTGCAGATTTATAAGTGACCAGGCCGCGTAGGTAACAATAAGATAAACGCCCCGTGCTAGTTACACGGGGCGTTTTTTATGCTCGACGATATCTTTTCCGCTTAAAAAGCCCGTTCTTTGCACCCGCGTTTACCGGACCAAGCGGGCTCGGGCTGCGGGCCAGGCCAACCGTGTGAAAAGTAAAAGGCGGCACCCACCCAGATGCCGCCTCTTGGAAAAGAACGTACCCACCCAGATACGCCCTGTTCTTCCCTCCTCACATGGTCCACCCAATATCACGCGTGCTGTAGAAGAAGGATTCGAACCTTCACGAAGTAGTTAGCCGGCCGCCGGACCAGTTTTTCCCGAATCTTCACCCCCGAGAGAGGAGGGCATGTCTGCCAGTTTCATCATTCTACAAGGTGTAAAACAATCCCTCACCGTTCGTGTTGGATTATGACAAATGTAGTGAGTTGATTGTTATTATAAAATAATTTCAGACATTTGAGGTGAAATTTACAGTCTTTTTAACAAACACACGCTTTCATTGAAATATAGGTAATTAATCCTTGAAAAAATGGCTCGTAATTATGAACTTGACGACACCGACCGGAAGATTCTGGCGCTGTTGATTGAAGACGCGAAAATGCCCTACACGGAAATTGCACGGAAAGTGCACGTGTCGGGCGGTACGGTGCATGTGCGCATGGCCCGGTTGGAGGAGTTGGGAATTGTGCAGGGGGCTACGCTGAAAATAGACTATCAGAAGCTGGGCTATGGCGTGCGCGCCTTTCTCGGCATCTACCTGCAGAAAAGCTCGGTGTACGAAAGCGTAGTGGAGCAGCTGCGCCAGATTCCGGAGGTGGTCAGCATCGACTTCACCACCGGAGCCTACGGCATCTTCGCCCGCCTGATTTGCCGCGACACCAACCACCTTCGGGAAGTGCTGCACGAACAAATTCAGCTGATTGAGGGCATTGAGCGCACCGAGACGCTCATTTCCCTCGAAGAAGCCTTCAACCGGCCCATTCAGCTACAGGAAGCACCGGTGGAGCGCCACGGCTAAGCTCTTGAGCTATAGTTACGGCGTCATGCATAGCCGCCTCTCGTCCGCAAGCCGGAGGAGAGGCGGTTTTGTGCGTGAGCAATAACAGCCTTACGGCTGCGTTTTAGCATTATTTTTTTGATGCAGGTAGGCCCATCCTTGGTTATAGCGTTGTAACCAGATATATTTCGACCCCCGAGTTGGTAATTTCTCAAGGTCAGTCGTTTATGCGCTTTCGTTACCCTGCATTGCTCGCACTGGCTGCCGCCGTGCGCCTGGCCCCGGCCCAAAGCCTGCCCGCCGTCTACCTCAACGACCGGGACGGCGCCACCGTGCCCGACAGCGCCACGCACTACCGCATCATCGACCGTAAAAACGAGCTGCTCGGCACATATTCCATGCGCGAGTATGCCCTGGATGGCACCTTGCAGCTGCGCGGCATGCTGTCGTCTATTGACCCGCCGGTGCGCAATGGGCTGTTTACGTGGTACCACGCCGGCGGGGGCAAGGCCGGGCAGGCGCACTACCGCAACGATGAGGCCGACGGCCTGTACGTGGGCTGGTACGAAGACGGCCGCGTGAGCCAGCGTGGCGAGTACGCCGATGGGCAGCGGGTGGGCCGCTGGATAACCGTGCACCGCAACGGCCAGAAACGCTCGGAGGGCCGCTACAACGCCGGCCGGCCGGTGGGAGAGTGGCGCTATTACTACGATACCGGCCAGCTGAGTGCCATTGAAATGCCCGACCGGAAAGGCAAGCCGCTGGCCCTGGCCTTCTTCAACGAAGACGGGTCGCCGTACATGGGCAAGCTGCATACCCGCGTGCTGCCCGAGTTTCCGGGCGGGCAGGCCGCCCTGCTCAGCTACATAGCCCGTACCACCACATACCCCAAAAACTCCCGGCGCAAAGGCATTACGGGCGCGGTGCACGTGAGCTACATGGTGGGTGAAGACGGCCGCGTAAGCCAGGTGCGGGTAGTGCGGGGCCTCTCGCCCGATGCCGACCAGGAGGCTCGCCGGGTGGTAGCCAGCCTGCCGGCGTTTCAGCCGGGCCGCGAGTACAACGTGCCCACAGCCATGACCTTTACCATTCCCATCTATTTCGCGCCTAACTTCTCACTGGTGTCGGGTCTGCGCCCGGCGCAGGTGCCGCCCTCCGAAGCCCGCGCCGCCGCCCCCGACGACACGTGGTAAGTAAGCCAAACAGCCTGCCGCCAATACTGATGACGCTAGAAGGTAGGCATCCTTAACCAGCACAAAGCCCCGCTTCTCTAGAGAAGCGGGGCTTTGTGCTGGCTGAAAGCAGCAAAAACAGGGCTTAGGCCGTTACCTGGGCGTCTAGCTTTTGGGCTAATACGTGCTTGGGCACGGCGCCCACTTGCTTGTCTACAATCTGGCCATTCTTGAACACCAGCAGCGTAGGAATGCTCCGGATGCCGAACTTGGCCGAGGTCTGGGGGTTGGAGTCTACATCCACTTTGCCCACAATGGCCTTGCCTTCGTACTCGCCGGCCAGCTCTTCTACTACCGGGCCTACCATGCGGCACGGACCGCACCATTCGGCCCAGAAGTCCACGAGGACGGGTTTATCAGAGTTGATGATCTGGTCGAAGGTAGCATCGGTAATTTCGATGGCTTTATGTCCCATAACAGTAGGGGTTTTGTTGAAAGGTGTTGAGCTGTTTACGGTCAACCGGGCCGCAAGGTAGCAGATTGCGTTTCAACAAGCCGCGGGCCGGAAAGTTCACTTCGGCCAGCGTGGCAGTTCGCTGGCTCAACTGTGCGCTAACCCCGGTAGTGCCGGCCGCGCTCAAGCCGGGCCGCCGGGGCTGGGTGCTACGGCTTAGGAATGATACGCCCGGGCGTACTCCTGAGCCCGGTGCCGGAGCTTATAGAACACGTACAGGTTAAAGAAGTGCATGGCCCCCAGAATCAGAATGATAGTGCCCACTTTGATGCTGAGCGTTTCTACGGTTTGCTGGTAGCTGGTAATTGCCCCGGCGCTGCGCAGCGTGAGCGTGGCGTACCCCACGTTGATCAGGTAGAATCCCGTCAGCAGAAGCTTATTTACCGAGTCGGCCAACTGCTCGTTGCCGTGGAAGATGTCGATAAGGAACAAGCGGCCATTGGTGAAAAGAGTGCGGGCTACCCACACCGTGAGCAGAACCGTAACGGGCAGATACACGCCGTACACCAGAAGATGAAAGTTCATGGCTGTAAAGGTTAGAAGTGAGAGGTAAGAAATGAAAAGAATGAGCGCGGAGAAAGTCAGGAGAGGTGGCTCAGGCGAGCTGGGGCAACAGGTTGGCCAGGGCCAGGTCGCAGCTGGGATAGTGGAAGCGAAACCCGGCGGCGAGCAGCCGCTCAGGCACCACTTTGCGGCTTTTCAGGATCAGCTCGGTTTCGGTGCGTAGCAGCAGGGCGCCCACCTCCAGCAGCCACCGGGGCTGCGGCAGGTGCCAGCGCGGCCGGAGGTGCTGGTCGAGCAGGCCGTTGAAGTCCGCATTGGGCAGCGGCTGGGGCGCGCACACGTTGAAGACGCCATCCAGCTGGGGCTGGCCCAGCAGAAACTCCACGGCGCGGCAAAAGTCGACGACGTGCACCCAGCTAATCCACTGCTGCCCGCTGCCCTGCGGAGTGCTCAGGCCCAGCCGCGCCAGCCGGGCCATTACTGGCAGGGCGCCACCATCAGCGCCTAGCACAATGGCCGTGCGCAGCACTAAGCGGCGGGTATGGGGCGCGTGGGCTAGCCAAAACTCGGCTTCCCACTGCTGCGCTACCTGCTCCGAAAAGCTCTGGCCCGTCAGACCGGTGGCTTCGGTATTGGCCGGCTGCGAGCCGGTGGTGTGCTGGTAGATGGTGGCCGTCTAGGAGTTTAGCCACACGGCGGGCGGACGGTGGCAGCGGGCAATGGCCTCACCCAACACCCGCGTGCTTTCCGTGCGGCTGTGCAAAATAGCCCGCTTGTTGGCAGCGTGGTAGCGGCAATCCACCGAGCGGCCAGCTAAGTTGAGTACCACGGCGGCTCCCTCCAGCTCTGCCGCCCAGGGGCCGAGCGTCCGCCCATCCCACTGCACCATTCCGGTGGCAGAATCACCGGGTTGCCGGCTCAGGGTCACCACCCGAAATCCCCGATAAGCGAAGTAACGAGCTACATTCCGGCCTAGAAAACCAGTACCTCCGGCGAGTATCATGGTGGGCTTCTGCATACGCACTAAGTGGTTAGATGAGAAAAACTGTGGCCTCCAGCAGCAGACTGATAAAAAGACAGGTTATGTGATATTTAATACTTTCAATAAATATTGAAACATGCTGGTAAAAAAAGAGGCTTATGGGCTAGAGCGCATCAGCTTCATGAATGTGCTGACAAACCAGTTTTCGTCGGCTTTGATAAGGGT
This region of Hymenobacter sp. YIM 151500-1 genomic DNA includes:
- a CDS encoding AsnC family transcriptional regulator, encoding MARNYELDDTDRKILALLIEDAKMPYTEIARKVHVSGGTVHVRMARLEELGIVQGATLKIDYQKLGYGVRAFLGIYLQKSSVYESVVEQLRQIPEVVSIDFTTGAYGIFARLICRDTNHLREVLHEQIQLIEGIERTETLISLEEAFNRPIQLQEAPVERHG
- a CDS encoding isoaspartyl peptidase/L-asparaginase family protein, encoding MTPDKEKAYNEALNQALDAGYAILKRGGTSLDAVEAAVRFMEDSPLFNAGKGAVFTHDGRNELDAAIMDGRTLAAGSVAGVTVVRNPITAARAVMEKSEHVMMVGPGAEQFAREKGLEIVEPKYFYTEARYQQLQKALAEERRPGTPDQLNAPSQSQVAAPAKAPTKTKVKVKPGKPQGSVPPSLIFTEGKKYGTVGAVALDQFGNLAAATSTGGMTNKRYGRVGDAPIIGSGTYADNQSCAVSCTGWGEYFIRATVARDVAARVELQQLPVQQAAQATIDKVAKLGGDGGLIAVDRQGNIAMPFNSEGMYRAYIRATGERQVQIYK
- a CDS encoding radical SAM protein, which gives rise to MRLVRHPVLCNYYVTYRCNARCSFCDIWEKPSPYIRLEDVEQNLRDLKRLGVSVVDFTGGEPLLHRQIHEFVGLAHDMGFITTLTTNCLLYPKYAERLRGKVDMLHFSLDASEKEVHDRGRGVACYDFVLESIRVARELGERPDILFTVFRQNLQDLEKVYQEITQPNKLLLILNPAFEYNSVETGEQLTSEELDYLSAFGKRRGVYLNEAFVQLRRDGGNHVAAPVCRAASTTLVVSPSNELVLPCYHLGEQKFPINGQLFELYHSPAVQRLAALEGRLPQCEGCTINCYMQPSFAVETSKYFWQALPSTLKYNWEKGTWKRMVKW
- a CDS encoding energy transducer TonB, whose translation is MRFRYPALLALAAAVRLAPAQSLPAVYLNDRDGATVPDSATHYRIIDRKNELLGTYSMREYALDGTLQLRGMLSSIDPPVRNGLFTWYHAGGGKAGQAHYRNDEADGLYVGWYEDGRVSQRGEYADGQRVGRWITVHRNGQKRSEGRYNAGRPVGEWRYYYDTGQLSAIEMPDRKGKPLALAFFNEDGSPYMGKLHTRVLPEFPGGQAALLSYIARTTTYPKNSRRKGITGAVHVSYMVGEDGRVSQVRVVRGLSPDADQEARRVVASLPAFQPGREYNVPTAMTFTIPIYFAPNFSLVSGLRPAQVPPSEARAAAPDDTW
- a CDS encoding hemolysin family protein — encoded protein: MLVLANGFFVAAEFAIVKVRLSQMELRAQEGNWFAKLTLRLLHKLDAYLSATQLGITIASLLLGWIGEGVVVDIVLAIVHGLGYEMTNAAAHSLAVPISFGLITFMHIVFGELVPKSLAIQRAEMTSMVVAVPLQAFYFLTFPVIWVMNKISNAVLRLMGVQPASEHEVHTTEELRLLLDQSKQGGELQDSEHELIENVFQFNDRMVKQIMVPRTKIVAIDVSTPQDALLETVYNEGYSRIPVYEGNIDNIVGVLYVKDLLQIIRRQEPIVLSKIMRPAYFVPETKKINRLLRQFQRKHMHMAIVSDEFGGVSGIVTIEDIMEELVGEIQDEYDNEVPVVEKVSDNEYRVNTATPIPDANEYLPYPLPEGDDYETVGGLLNVIYGNIPEVGDVAVLDNYEFRVLKRSRRAVELVQLRVTDTAEREVEADETLAL
- a CDS encoding gamma carbonic anhydrase family protein, translating into MPALILPVNGVLPEFGPDCFLADNATIAGDVVCGAECTFWFNAVVRGDVNRIRIGDKTNVQDGAVLHCTYQRAATTIGSRVSIGHKAIVHGCTVEDDVLIGMGAIVMDHAVVGAGCIIAAGAVVLENTQCEPGYLYAGVPARRIKLVSEEQRRNMLRTADNYVLYASWFKEKTTE
- a CDS encoding endonuclease III domain-containing protein translates to MLAPAVTYTSPPADKALADHQILHEFYGPVPTAPRRTPMRELISTILSHRTTHADEELAYDRMLEAFGDWAGVLAAPTAELAHAIRTTRWPDTQAPRIQEVLRRIQAQTGGEFMLDFLADWPLEQAMQWLTDMPGIGLKTASLVLLFNFRKPVLPVDAHVHRVAQRVGFLGPKVSVEKAHAVLLALLPTDAEQLYNFHKHNYWHGQQICFFLKPNCARCPLKGFCNYYQEHYGPATAEALAATPTQWNAAWGKLPH
- the trxA gene encoding thioredoxin, with the translated sequence MGHKAIEITDATFDQIINSDKPVLVDFWAEWCGPCRMVGPVVEELAGEYEGKAIVGKVDVDSNPQTSAKFGIRSIPTLLVFKNGQIVDKQVGAVPKHVLAQKLDAQVTA
- a CDS encoding protein-disulfide reductase DsbD family protein — translated: MRTRLYTYLPALMLALLLGLRAPAQVLTPTKLSTTLSKTTVKAGEELDLVVNARMEDTWHLYATDFDPDLGPTVFTFSFPKSPAYELVGPPKSIGAKKKFDDVFKGDVTYFEKTGQIRQRIRVLQPGPLTIKAGVEYQTCTDVDGRCIPGSETLTFGPLEVTGGAVPPAPAATPATTAPKAAPAPASGGPATAPAPTPAATPATETAPAATTAPEAAAAPVAPAVTPEVSPAAAAPAAVAAAAVPAGTSNQPAGVVLSLWKYLLLAFGAGLVAVLMPCVYPMLPMTISLFTKQSRSRGEAVAKALVYGLSIVAIYTGVGVVLSLVFGADAANLISSHWLPNLLSFVIFVVFGLSFLGLFEINAPSGLVNKVDAQADKGGWSGLFFMAATLVLVSFSCTVPIVGSVAIAAANGELLRPTLGMLAFSVAFALPFVLFALFPTWLKSMPRSGGWLNTLKVTLGFVELAMAFKFLSSADLSYHWGLLPRPVFLAIWIALALLLGLYLLGRYRLSHDSGDATHVTVPRLLLAAGVFAFMLYLIPGLFGAPLNGLSALVPPATRQDFAWLNSGGESAAPATAAANALCSPPQYASRLELPHNLPGYFTLQEALACAREQNKPVFVDFTGHNCGNCRVMEATVWSDPQVLQRLRNDFVVVALYADDKTELPASQWYTSARDQRLKKTIGEQNLDFQISRFNMNAQPYYVLLDPSSTPEQPRQLTPAVAYESDITKFVQFLDAGLARHRQATARR